A stretch of DNA from Gemmatimonadales bacterium:
GACCAGGCTGGAAGAAGTGAAGCGGGTCGCGGACGCGGGAGAGGTCATGCCGCCCAAGTCCACGTTCTTCGCGCCGAAAGTGCCGACGGGGGTGGTGCTCCGGCCGCTGGCGGGGGAGAGCTAGCCCGGCGGCGGCCGTTCATCAGGTGTCGGTGACCGGTCTCGCAGTGGCGGTGACCTCGTGTTGCCGCCGCAGCCATTCGCCGAGCAGCGGATCGCTGACCAGGTACTGGCCGTCCTGGTTTTCGAGATACCCCTTCTCCAGCAGACTTCGAAGCGCCTGGCTGGTAGTGCTCTTCGCGGGGAGATCCTGCCGCGCGAGATACGCCGCGGCCGTCGGCGCCGAGGTCGGCTCGCTGGCGATCGCCAACAGCACCCGTCGCTGGGCCACGGTGAGCGCCGAGTACTCGGCGGCGTAGACCGTTCCTGAAGCCCGCTGCGCTTCGCCGAGCCCTTCGCTCACGATGGCGGCCGTCACCCGGCGCGCCGATCGGGCCACGGCCTTCTCCCACACGAAGTGCGCGAGGTACTGCGTCGCCCACGGATGGCCGGCAGCGGTCCAGAGGATCGCGTCGGCCGCTTCGCGGTCCAGCTCCTGACCGGTGTCCCCAAAGCGCTGCACGAGCCACGGCTCCAGCTCGTCGCGGGTCAGGCGGGCGAGCGGGAAGGGAGCGGCCAGCTTGAGCAGCGGCCGGGCCCGGTCAGCGAACATTTGCTGGAGGAGATGGCGCTGGCTCCCCGCGAAGACGCACGCCACGCGCCGGAACTGCTGGACCGCGGTCCGAATCACCGCCTCGGTCTGGTGGTGGCTGTCCCATTCGGCCACCTGCTGGAATTCGTCGAACACCAGCACGATGGGGTGGAGCTGGCTCTCCGCCAAGCGTTGGATGGCCGCCAGTGCGTCCTCGAGATCGGGAAGCGGCCCCGTCGCCGTCCGCGCCACCTCCAGCGTCACGTGCACGTCGCCCTCGGCTCCGACGCTCAGCGCGGGACGGAGCCGCTTGAAGAGCGATGCCGCGGCCTTGATCCACTCCGAGGGCCTCCCGCGCCGGCAGGCCAGCGTCACGGCTTCGCCCACCCGCTGCGCCAGGCGCCGCGCGTCCACGGTCGGCAAGCAGTCGCACCACACGAGGCTCGGGTGTGCGGCGCGGCCCGGCCAAGCGAACGCCTCGCGCAGCAGGGACGTCTTGCCGTACCGCCGCGGCGCGAAGAGGTAGGCGTGCTGCCCCGCCGCGGCCAGGGCGCGGAGCCGCGCGATCTCGGAGGCTCGGCCGGCGAACCGGCGCCCCGTCACCACGCCGCCCAACACGAACGGATTCAGCGTCTTAGGATGGTCCATACTATACGGTCCATATCATACGGACCATAGTGTACGCGCCAGCTCCGTGGTACGTCAAGGCCGGAGGTGACGTCGGCGCGGCGATGAACGGGATGAACGGGCCGCGGCTCTCCGTGACAGCTGGTGTATGGCCAGGCGGGGCTGCTCCTGGCCGACACGGCGCAAGGCAACCGGGTTTCGGCCAACCTTTACGATCGCTACGGCCGGGACACGTTGACGACAGACGCGACGGGGAGTTGGCGGCTGCGTTACGATGGGGTGCGGGG
This window harbors:
- a CDS encoding AAA family ATPase, translated to MDHPKTLNPFVLGGVVTGRRFAGRASEIARLRALAAAGQHAYLFAPRRYGKTSLLREAFAWPGRAAHPSLVWCDCLPTVDARRLAQRVGEAVTLACRRGRPSEWIKAAASLFKRLRPALSVGAEGDVHVTLEVARTATGPLPDLEDALAAIQRLAESQLHPIVLVFDEFQQVAEWDSHHQTEAVIRTAVQQFRRVACVFAGSQRHLLQQMFADRARPLLKLAAPFPLARLTRDELEPWLVQRFGDTGQELDREAADAILWTAAGHPWATQYLAHFVWEKAVARSARRVTAAIVSEGLGEAQRASGTVYAAEYSALTVAQRRVLLAIASEPTSAPTAAAYLARQDLPAKSTTSQALRSLLEKGYLENQDGQYLVSDPLLGEWLRRQHEVTATARPVTDT